tgtaggactgttttgctgaatgttatctctcatgctgagtatgagaagatatctaacagggaaactgcccatgatatatatgagtcattgaaaatgacccatgagggaaatgctcaagtcaaggagactaaagctctttctctaatccagaaatatgaagccttcaagatggaggatgatgaagatattgagaagatgttctcaagatttcaaactctaactgctggattgagagttctggataaaggctacaccaaggctgatcatgtaaagaagattatcagaagcttacccagaagatggggtccaatggtgactgcattcaagattgccaagaatctgagtgaagtttctttggaagagctcatcagtgccttgagaagccatgaaatagagctggacgcaaacgagcctcagaagaaaggtaagtctattgcattaaaatctaatgttaaaaaatgcactaacgcttttcaggctagagaagaagatcctgaagaatcagaatctgaagaagaagatgaactgtccatgatctcctgaagggtaaaccaactctggaagagcaagcaaaggaagttcagaggattcagaagctcaaagagatttgaacgaggagaatcttctggtgacagaagatctgacaagaagaaggctgtctgctatgagtgcaatgagcctggacattacaagaacgagtgtccaaaacttcagaaggagaatcccaagaagaagtttcataagaagaaaggtcttatggcaacatgggacgattcagaatcagaatcagaatcagactctgaaggagagcaggccaacttcgcgctgatggctacagaagatgatggatcagaatctacatcagaatcagattctgaagaggtattttctgaactatctagagaagagttaatttccagtttaacagaacttctggaactcaaggctcatcttagtatcaaatacaaaaagctgaaaaagcagtttgagtttgaaactaagaagctggaattggaaaattctgaactgaaggaaaaagttttaaatctatccaaatatagtggatctccttctgaaacagaaaaatccattcctagcatgaatcatattctgaaagaatatgactcgagcttcagaaagttcttatctagaagtattggcagaagtcatcttgcttctatgatatatggtgtttctggaaacaaaaggtttggttttggctatgagggtgatacctcacataaatttgaacctattgatgatctgaagatcacatacaagccattgtatgatcagttcaaatatggccatgcacgtgatattaggctcacttcacatgcacagaagtttaacactgttcacaccaagaagcttgtgacacatcctaagaaatatcatgctgacaaacctaaagaatatcatgctgttcctcctgttaaatattttgctaaacccaagttcaatcagaacttgaggagaactaacaagaaaggacccaagaaattgtgggtacctaaggagaagataatttctgttgcagatatccttggcggcaaagaggacaaaaagcaaaatgtcatggtacctggactctgggtgttcgcgacacatgacgggaagaaggtctacattccaagacctggtgcttaaaccaggtggagatgtcaagtttggaggagatcagaagggcaaaatcattggctctggaaccattagtcttggtaactctccttccataactaatgtacttcttgttgaaggattaacgcataacttattgtccataagtcaattaagtgacaatggttatgatataatcttcaatcaaaagtcttgcaaggctgtaagtcagaaggatggctcaatcctatttacaggcaagaggaagaacaacatttataagattgatctttctgatcttgagaagcagaaggtgacttgtcttatgtctgtttctgaggagcaatgggtctggcacagaagattaggtcatgctagtttgagaaagatttctcagattaacaaactaaatctggtcagaggactcccaaatctgaaattcaaatcagatgctctttgtgaagcatgtcagaagggcaagttctccagacctgcattcaagtctaagaatgttgtttctacctcaaggccattagaactcttgcacattcatctgtttggcccagtcaaaacagcatctgtcagagggaagaaatatggattagtcatcgttgatgattatagccgctggacatgggtaaagttcttgaaacacaaggatgagtctcattcagtgttctttgaattctgcactcagatccaatctgagaaagagtgtaaaatcataaaggtcagaagtgatcatggtggtgagttTGAGAACAAAttatttgaggagttcttcaaagaaaatggtattgcccatgatttctcttgtcctagaactccacagcaaaatggagttgtagagcgaaagaataggactctacaagaaatggccagaaccatgatcaatgaaaccaatatggctaagcatttctgggcagaagcaataaacactgcgtgttatattcagaatagaatctctataagacctattctaaataagactccttatgaattgtggaagaacagaaagcccaacatttcatatttccatccttttggatgtgtatgttttattctgaatactaaagatcatcttggtaagtttgattctaaagcacaaaagtgtttccttcttggatattctgaacgctctaaaggctacagagtatacaatactgaaacattgattgtagaagaatcaatcaatatcaggtttgatgataagcttggtcttgaaaaaccaaagcagtttgagaattttgcagattttgatattgatatatcagaagcagtagaaccaagaagcaatgttgcagaagctggcagtctcagaagcaatggatcagacgATCAAGTTggtgcatctttagagaatctcaggatttctgaagagccaacagtcagaagatcacctagacttgcttcagctcattcagaagatgtgatccttgggaagaaagatgatcccataaGAACAAGGGCAtgccttaagaacaatgcagaatgtcaattaggtcttgtttctttgatcgagccaacttctgttgatcaagctctagaagatccagattggataattgccatgcaagaagaactcaatcagtttacaaggaatgatgtatgggacttggttcctagaccaaaaggatttaacatcatcggcactaagtgggtgttcagaaacaagctaagcgagaagggagaagtggtaagaaacaaagccagactggttgctcaaggttatagtcagcaagaagggattgactacacagaaacctttgcaccagtggccaggttagaatctattcgtctattaatttcttttgccacttaacataacatcactctttatcagatggatgttaagagtgccttcttaaatggttacatagatgaagaagtttatgtccatcaacctcctggttttgaagactccatgtctccaaatcatgtttttaaattaaagaaatcattatacggattgaaacaagctcctagagcttggtatgaacgtttgagttctttccttctggaaaatgatttcactagaggaaaagtggacactactctcttttgtaaaacatttaaaaaggatattttaatttgtcaaatatatgttgatgatattatctttggaacatctaatgctacacttggaaaggagtttgctgagtctatgcaggctgaaattgaaatgagcatgatgggagaactcaagtatttccttgggattcaaatcaaccaaacttctgatggaacctatgttcatcaaacgaagtatgtgaaagaacttctgaagaagtttaatctttctgaaagcaaagaagccaaaactcctatgcatccaacatgtgtcctaggtaaggatgaggtaactaagaaggtagatcagaagttgtacagaggtatgattggatctcttatatacctaactgcttctagacctgacattctctttagtgtttgtttgtgtgctagattccaatcagatccgagagaatctcatttaactgcagttaagagaattctgaggtatctgaaaggtactactaatgttggtttagtttacagaagatccaaagaatacaacttagtaggattctgtgatgctgactgtgctggagatagaattgaaaggaaaagtacttctagaagttgtcaatttcttggaagtcatctgatctcatggtacaggaagaagcaagctacaattgccatctcaacaacagaagcagaatatgttgctgatgctggatgtagcacacaaatgctctggatgagaagtcagctagaagattatcagatatatgagagtaacattcctattttctgtgataatacttctgctatatgtttatctaagaatcctatcttacattcaaaagctaaacatattgagattaaacatcatttcataagggacta
Above is a window of Vicia villosa cultivar HV-30 ecotype Madison, WI unplaced genomic scaffold, Vvil1.0 ctg.000848F_1_1_1, whole genome shotgun sequence DNA encoding:
- the LOC131631603 gene encoding uncharacterized protein LOC131631603 isoform X1, producing the protein MATWDDSESESESDSEGEQANFALMATEDDGSESTSESDSEEVFSELSREELISSLTELLELKAHLSIKYKKLKKQFEFETKKLELENSELKEKVLNLSKYSGSPSETEKSIPSMNHILKEYDSSFRKFLSRSIGRSHLASMIYGVSGNKRFGFGYEGDTSHKFEPIDDLKITYKPLYDQFKYGHARDIRLTSHAQKFNTVHTKKLVTHPKKYHADKPKEYHAVPPVKYFAKPKFNQNLRRTNKKGPKKLWVPKEKIISVADILGGKEDKKQNVMVPGLWVFATHDGKKVYIPRPGA
- the LOC131631603 gene encoding uncharacterized protein LOC131631603 isoform X2 codes for the protein MAGEVQTNPTASTSGSAEQYNGNNGYTRPPVFDGENIEYWKDKLESYFLGLDADLWDLLLDGYKDPVKATGVRLTRSEMNDDQKKDFKNHHKCRTVLLNVISHAEYEKISNRETAHDIYESLKMTHEGNAQVKETKALSLIQKYEAFKMEDDEDIEKMFSRFQTLTAGLRVLDKGYTKADHVKKIIRSLPRRWGPMVTAFKIAKNLSEVSLEELISALRSHEIELDANEPQKKGKSIALKSNVKKCTNAFQAREEDPEESESEEEDELSMIS